One genomic window of Carassius auratus strain Wakin chromosome 14, ASM336829v1, whole genome shotgun sequence includes the following:
- the ints5 gene encoding integrator complex subunit 5, which yields MSAMFEGNALSAMQTSHCHTPLNNYSPQELALEIKAFISGVDQTQGRKLSVRDHARCAVRLLRTVPACRGAVLEHLRGVYDEYVAAFLQDLEAEGENGGNSTSGGGSTSVSNLEDVIKEIHAVLSEFIKLSPKAWAPLVSTWAVDLLGQLSSKHAGRRAAPHSSSLNELLQLWMSCAATRSLMECYSQCLAAMLAWCPDACVDALLDTSVQHSPHFDWVVAHIGSAFPGTIISRVLACGLKDFYAHGYSSAEKINQQQPIDKSSRVPKIGSVVGILGHLASRHSDSIKKELLRMFQDSLSPPPQNVPPHSSGAGGWENSPHLRRATVPFLLQLAALSPTLLGAVSAELVEFLRPPVLIQLQAQFQAFPREELENMLSLAVHLISQSPSGGARVLKFLADTATPSSVIISGPTPSPHDSIREACDRLLQMLLLHLHKLVHNRPEGDEPFPQSSAAQAMLQVIPFLEELQENIGDLCAETLRLERKRHLWLHQLLCLLSVYGGPSVATEALCQLFTQARNPEELALASQLYTPLSTSLSGLLPSTIARCVAQIHTQTLDNKQLAQLLNNLGTAVQSQEEDRKNGGAATGSSAQSSMAAQVRVAISNHLQDFCPLLLHGDTVVSKAAVRLLSCSQLPRACSPAHLLLICRAAVSHFFVCLRQQGESLRVGEEEVGYSMRLLSRLAAYSPLTLKAVLQQLVEGALHRGNRDLFGGLQENPGDDTTQSSNLVPDLGVSLLDINCKFGTSVNFSGNVWSVFHAGVIGKGLKPPYTPSQPDPDRVNQNMQTLFAVMVQCCSSGGGSPSGNARNGSAGGTTNGRFPASEPLISDELPPINAEAAKVIAVTLVENICPDVANGELSWPPEEHAKTTVERDIHIRRCFEGNPVLFHLLRVVAAGRPALCYCSVILRGLLSTLLAHWEASREPSVLDSPWHLQTSCLLVSCMGEGQLLPPVLSNIHEVFPHISPFEVRLLLLGVWEYMRGNSPMPQKFTFCADQGLFFRDFSRDGDVARYIAPIHSVLHKNIDRLGHLCWRFQI from the exons ATGTCTGCGATGTTCGAGGGGAATGCCTTGTCAGCCATGCAGACTTCTCACTGCCACACTCCTCTAAACAATTACAG tCCTCAAGAGCTGGCTTTAGAAATCAAAGCTTTCATCAGTGGCGTTGACCAGACGCAGGGACGTAAACTCAGCGTTCGGGATCATGCCCGCTGCGCAGTGCGCCTCCTTCGAACTGTCCCAGCCTGCCGTGGAGCCGTCTTGGAGCACTTAAGGGGAGTGTATGATGAATATGTTGCAGCCTTTCTGCAAGACCTGGAGGCAGAAGGTGAAAATGGTGGTAACAGTACAAGTGGAGGAGGCAGCACCAGTGTATCCAATTTGGAGGACGTTATTAAAGAAATCCATGCAGTACTTTCTGAATTTATCAAGCTTAGTCCTAAAGCTTGGGCTCCTCTTGTGTCCACATGGGCTGTTGACCTTCTTGGTCAGCTTAGCAGCAAGCATGCAGGACGAAGAGCGGCTCCTCACTCGTCCAGCCTAAATGAGCTGCTGCAACTTTGGATGTCATGTGCAGCCACTCGCTCACTTATGGAGTGCTACTCCCAGTGTCTAGCGGCCATGTTGGCCTGGTGCCCTGATGCCTGTGTGGATGCCTTGTTGGACACCTCTGTCCAGCACTCACCTCATTTTGATTGGGTCGTTGCCCACATTGGTTCAGCTTTTCCTGGCACCATCATCAGCAGGGTGCTGGCTTGTGGCCTCAAAGACTTTTATGCGCACGGATATTCCTCTGCTGAGAAGATCAACCAACAGCAGCCAATAGACAAGAGCAGCAGAGTCCCCAAAATAGGCTCAGTGGTTGGTATCCTGGGGCACTTGGCCTCCAGACATTCTGATAGCATCAAGAAAGAGCTTCTCAGGATGTTTCAGGATAGTCTGTCTCCGCCCCCTCAAAATGTGCCCCCGCATTCATCCGGGGCAGGCGGGTGGGAGAACTCCCCCCATCTCCGTAGGGCCACTGTACCTTTTTTGCTTCAACTGGCTGCTCTTTCCCCCACTCTCCTTGGTGCCGTTTCTGCAGAACTGGTGGAGTTCCTCAGACCGCCTGTGCTAATTCAACTACAGGCTCAGTTCCAGGCCTTTCCCCGGGAGGAGCTCGAGAATATGTTGAGTCTAGCGGTGCATCTCATAAGCCAAAGCCCTTCAGGTGGAGCAAGGGTGCTGAAGTTCCTTGCAGACACTGCTACACCATCGTCAGTGATCATATCAGGCCCTACACCCTCTCCCCATGATAGTATTCGAGAAGCCTGTGACCGCTTACTGCAAATGCTTCTGCTACATCTTCACAAGTTGGTGCACAACAGACCAGAGGGTGATGAACCATTCCCACAGTCCTCTGCTGCCCAAGCAATGCTGCAAGTGATCCCTTTTCTAGAGGAGCTCCAGGAAAACATAGGTGATCTGTGTGCCGAAACCCTCCGTCTTGAGCGGAAGAGGCACCTCTGGTTGCATCAGCTCCTGTGTCTGCTATCCGTGTATGGTGGCCCGAGCGTGGCCACTGAAGCTTTGTGTCAGCTCTTCACCCAAGCCCGAAACCCAGAGGAGCTTGCTCTGGCCTCGCAATTGTATACCCCACTTTCCACTTCACTTTCTGGGTTGCTTCCGTCCACAATAGCCCGCTGTGTTGCCCAGATCCACACTCAAACCCTTGACAACAAACAGTTAGCTCAGCTCCTGAACAACCTGGGTACTGCAGTACAGAGCCAAGAGGAGGATCGGAAAAATGGAGGGGCTGCAACGGGGAGTTCGGCTCAGTCATCGATGGCCGCACAAGTCAGAGTTGCCATCTCCAACCACCTTCAGGATTTCTGCCCTTTGCTTCTTCATGGCGACACAGTGGTCTCCAAGGCAGCTGTCCGTCTGCTTTCGTGTAGCCAGCTTCCCAGAGCTTGCTCTCCAGCTCATCTGTTGCTGATATGTAGAGCGGCAGTGTCACACTTCTTTGTGTGTTTACGACAGCAAGGGGAAAGTCTTAGGGTAGGGGAAGAGGAGGTGGGCTACTCCATGCGACTGTTGTCACGTCTTGCAGCCTACTCTCCCTTAACGCTTAAAGCTGTGCTGCAACAACTAGTGGAGGGAGCCCTGCACAGAGGCAACCGAGATTTGTTTGGAGGTCTGCAGGAGAACCCAGGTGATGACACCACACAGTCATCCAACCTTGTTCCAGACTTGGGCGTCTCCCTCTTGGACATCAACTGCAAATTTGGCACCTCTGTTAACTTCTCGGGTAACGTGTGGTCTGTGTTTCATGCTGGAGTAATTGGAAAGGGTTTGAAACCTCCGTACACCCCTTCCCAACCTGACCCAGATAGAGTCAATCAGAATATGCAGACCTTGTTTGCGGTCATGGTTCAGTGTTGTAGTTCAGGTGGAGGAAGCCCTAGTGGCAATGCTAGAAATGGTTCTGCTGGAGGTACCACTAATGGCCGCTTCCCTGCCAGTGAACCTCTCATTTCTGATGAACTTCCCCCAATTAATGCTGAGGCTGCAAAGGTAATTGCTGTAACTCTGGTGGAGAACATATGTCCAGATGTAGCAAATGGAGAACTGTCCTGGCCTCCAGAAGAACATGCTAAAACCACAGTTGAGCGAGACATACACATTCGTCGTTGCTTCGAAGGAAATCCTGTGCTGTTCCATCTTCTCCGTGTTGTTGCAGCTGGACGTCCAGCTCTGTGCTACTGCTCCGTCATTTTAAGAGGTCTACTTTCCACTTTACTGGCTCACTGGGAAGCATCAAGGGAACCATCAGTGTTGGACTCCCCCTGGCACCTTCAGACCTCCTGTTTGCTCGTATCATGTATGGGTGAAGGTCAGCTACTACCACCAGTGTTGAGTAACATCCATGAGGTTTTCCCTCACATCTCACCCTTTGAAGTTAGGCTTCTGCTGTTGGGTGTATGGGAGTACATGCGGGGGAACAGCCCAATGCCGCAAAAATTCACCTTCTGTGCTGACCAAGGACTTTTCTTTCGGGACTTTTCACGGGACGGTGATGTTGCACGCTATATTGCACCCATCCATAGTGTTCTGCATAAGAACATTGACCGCCTGGGACACCTTTGTTGGAGGTTTCAAATTTGA
- the LOC113114515 gene encoding HRAS-like suppressor 3, translating into MSQQEKKPEPGDLIEIFRGTYQHWAVYVGEGYVIHLAPPSEHAQTGAYSMMSVLNDKAKVKKEELNKVVGNDNYHVNNLLDGKYNQRPVEDILRDAHSFVGKELPYCVFSGNCEHFVTELRYGKAESRQVRVGVTAAVVGAGVVAGIGIGAYVISKFAGSKKDKQTQ; encoded by the exons ATGTCACag CAGGAGAAAAAGCCAGAGCCTGGAGACCTTATTGAAATCTTCCGAGGCACATATCAGCACTGGGCTGTTTATGTTGGTGAAGGTTATGTGATTCACCTGGCACCTCCCT ctgaacacgctcaaactGGAGCCTACAGTATGATGTCAGTATTAAATGATAAAGCCAAAGTGAAGAAAGAAGAGCTTAATAAAGTAGTTGGCAATGATAATTATCATGTCAACAACCTTCTAGATGGGAAATATAATCAACGTCCTGTTGAAGATATTCTACGGGATGCACACAGTTTTGTGGGAAAAGAACTTCCATATTGTGTCTTTAGTGGGAACTGTGAGCACTTTGTTACAGAGCTGAGATACGGAAAAGCAGAGTCCCGACAG GTACGAGTCGGAGTGACGGCTGCAGTTGTAGGTGCTGGTGTAGTGGCTGGCATTGGAATCGGTGCTTATGTCATTTCGAAATTTGCTGGTTCAAAAAAAGACAAGCAGACACaatga